The Spirochaetota bacterium genome has a segment encoding these proteins:
- a CDS encoding chitobiase/beta-hexosaminidase C-terminal domain-containing protein, whose protein sequence is MIKKTILSLILSATACIGCSRGLVDNPDSVLFFLNPLQDTLKIVSFFPADGAIDVPISSAVTAEFNLDVSPSTINSKTFIVADGAYIPVPGTYAYDPQSRTATFKPSAVLVYVTDYNVLITSDVRDLSGNNLVDEKIWFFYTISDGTIQAPTFNPAGGTYEGTQSITITCADPGATIRYTTNGIDPSSSSGTIYSGPITVSQNTASPPIKAIAYRSGYADSSIATATYYIQVMTPTIDPPAGTYSSNQTLDLSTATTAPGTSIKYTTDGTDPLGGTVYSAPFMITAPGTTVKAIALNPLMTNSPVLTAVYVIDTTQVAPPVFTPPIGTYTSPFNVTMTCATAGATIKYTIDGSNPSATNGIEGTSVRLTDTTVLKAYAYLSGMTDSTITNSAGVPYVFAPRITAIVPSKGPNTAPVSVTIKGSYFKAGATARLKLAGYSDITASPVTVVDDTTITCTFDITGAFTTKWDLVVTNTDGGSSTNVKYFRIY, encoded by the coding sequence ATGATAAAAAAAACGATTCTATCATTAATACTATCCGCAACGGCCTGTATCGGCTGCAGCAGGGGACTGGTGGACAATCCCGATTCTGTTCTCTTCTTTTTAAACCCACTTCAGGATACCCTGAAAATAGTTTCTTTCTTTCCCGCGGACGGCGCTATTGACGTTCCCATATCATCGGCGGTAACGGCGGAATTCAACCTCGATGTATCACCCTCAACCATCAACAGCAAGACATTCATTGTGGCTGATGGAGCGTACATTCCGGTTCCCGGCACCTATGCCTATGATCCGCAAAGCAGAACCGCGACCTTCAAGCCCTCGGCTGTGCTGGTATATGTGACCGATTATAATGTCCTGATAACATCCGATGTCAGGGATCTGAGCGGAAACAACCTGGTCGATGAAAAAATATGGTTCTTCTACACCATTTCGGACGGGACGATACAGGCCCCGACCTTTAATCCCGCGGGCGGGACCTATGAAGGCACCCAAAGCATCACTATCACATGCGCCGATCCTGGGGCGACGATCAGATATACGACAAACGGGATTGATCCCTCCAGCTCATCGGGCACAATATACAGCGGCCCCATCACGGTAAGTCAAAACACCGCTTCCCCCCCCATAAAAGCCATCGCTTACCGGTCCGGATATGCCGATTCATCTATCGCCACAGCAACGTATTACATACAGGTCATGACGCCGACCATTGACCCTCCGGCCGGGACCTACAGCAGCAACCAGACCCTTGATCTTTCGACGGCAACAACCGCACCGGGCACGTCGATTAAATACACCACCGACGGTACCGATCCACTAGGAGGAACGGTCTACAGCGCACCCTTCATGATAACAGCGCCCGGCACGACCGTCAAGGCCATAGCGCTCAATCCGCTCATGACGAACAGCCCCGTGCTGACAGCGGTGTATGTCATCGATACCACCCAGGTGGCGCCGCCGGTGTTCACGCCACCCATCGGTACCTATACATCACCATTTAATGTCACCATGACATGCGCCACGGCCGGCGCCACGATTAAATACACCATCGACGGAAGCAACCCCTCGGCAACGAACGGCATCGAGGGAACCTCGGTGCGCCTGACTGACACCACGGTGCTGAAGGCCTACGCCTATCTCTCCGGCATGACCGACTCAACCATCACCAACAGCGCCGGTGTCCCTTACGTGTTCGCGCCGAGAATAACGGCGATCGTTCCCAGCAAGGGCCCCAATACCGCTCCCGTTTCGGTAACGATCAAGGGATCCTACTTCAAGGCCGGCGCAACGGCACGGTTGAAACTGGCCGGATACTCCGACATAACGGCATCGCCCGTTACCGTCGTGGATGATACCACCATCACCTGCACCTTCGACATCACCGGGGCTTTCACGACAAAGTGGGACCTGGTCGTGACCAATACCGACGGCGGGTCATCGACGAACGTTAAATATTTCAGGATCTACTGA
- a CDS encoding DUF3683 domain-containing protein — protein MKRDFKYREIPYNYTSFSDREIILKYYDQETLDIIDVLRHQRVTGRSAKLLNETIGDFFIIDRNPYIYNDFLEDKTKLRRLKALHEKRLAIIASAANNNPLVARLLDRTRSLDEAFFDGFAATKRFRFRAYHELRQATARDNIHFDPFHRVAHVTDASDWRVEYPAVVVYPDSVGEMPGIIRAARRLGLAVIPRGGGTGLTGGAVPVQKNTLIINTEKLQAIGPITMVREGGQDIPVISVESGAVTEDVIEHCGRHGYIFATDPTSAWASTIGGNIAENAGGKKCVMWGTAIDNILSFRIVNALGQVLEVKRRDHPYHKIREDDTVTFDVICEGAPVKTIILKGTDIRKKGLGKDITNKALGGLPGIQKEGGDGLIIDATFILYRPFAHRSTICLEFYGTNMKNAAMAIVTIKNAFDGEGGANLTALEHFDEQYVSAINYRNKSERIERPKAVLLIDVESNDQAEVDEACSRIAAMVKPYNTEVIVARTEAESAIFWADRKNLGAIAKHTNAFKLNEDIVIPLEALPAFADFVERLNLRKEFTNTLSAIARADDYLAGRDRAALQEFTLGRIDACRAHLGEVRGRYAAWLEQIDDDDPAGIFRQIQDGAVAVSFKEDVNRYIPKILHGYTDMIDQINDVIGAERKRKVIIATHMHAGDGNIHVNIPVHSNDYAMMQEADETAGIVMKQAVALGGVISGEHGIGLTKLRYIDRVILDDFDRYIRETDPDDIFNPGKLTPDFPLSRIYTPSFNLLELEAFILEATDLEELMGSMASCVRCGKCKATCNTHYPGGTMFFNPRNKILGVALVMEAVLYDAQTSTTFFKNFRKLQDISDHCTICHKCAIPCPVKIDFGNISLMIRKLLVARRKKSFKLITQIALFIIRRKGYYFNMAVRPVMYRLGYNALRFGYFALRPFRAIGRNIAPKLYAIFSSPLPGDAGERPLRERLGLKGAHNIYSFENPDLPVKKSVVYFPGCGSERMFPEISMAVIALLYRAGVRVVIPPEYLCCGYPFLANGQEDRANIKSYENRILLHRINDIIGYMDISDIIVSCGTCYDMLEKYEVENIFSGARLTDIAEFICREDLYRAEPGATEPLLYHEPCHTPMKAAGSDRVLAKLFGAPPRQVPFCCGEAGTMSLSRPDISETIRDRKTLLIEAAESRSDDLVLTACPSCVQGLSRSRRETGLAAKHVAVYAAERFLGERWKREFLREIKKRGCETILF, from the coding sequence ATGAAACGAGACTTTAAATACCGCGAGATACCGTATAACTACACCTCTTTTTCGGATCGTGAGATTATACTGAAATACTATGACCAGGAGACCCTGGACATCATCGACGTCCTGCGCCATCAGAGGGTCACCGGACGCAGCGCCAAGCTCCTCAACGAAACCATCGGCGATTTCTTCATCATTGACAGGAATCCCTATATTTACAATGACTTCCTTGAAGACAAGACCAAGCTGCGCCGCCTTAAGGCCCTTCACGAAAAGCGCCTGGCCATCATAGCCTCCGCGGCCAACAACAATCCCCTCGTCGCCAGGCTCCTCGACCGCACCAGGAGCCTCGATGAGGCCTTCTTCGACGGTTTTGCCGCGACGAAGCGGTTCCGCTTCAGGGCCTACCATGAGCTCCGCCAGGCCACCGCCCGGGACAACATCCACTTCGATCCCTTTCACCGGGTGGCCCATGTCACCGACGCCTCGGACTGGCGCGTCGAGTATCCTGCCGTCGTGGTCTACCCGGACAGCGTCGGCGAAATGCCGGGGATCATCCGCGCCGCCCGCAGGCTCGGCCTTGCCGTGATTCCCCGGGGCGGCGGCACGGGACTGACCGGCGGCGCCGTGCCGGTCCAAAAAAACACCCTCATCATCAACACTGAAAAACTCCAGGCCATCGGGCCCATCACCATGGTGAGGGAAGGCGGCCAGGACATACCGGTCATATCGGTCGAGTCCGGCGCCGTTACGGAAGACGTGATCGAGCACTGCGGCCGCCACGGCTACATCTTCGCCACGGACCCGACATCGGCCTGGGCCTCCACCATCGGCGGGAACATCGCAGAGAACGCCGGCGGCAAGAAGTGCGTCATGTGGGGCACCGCCATCGACAACATCCTCAGCTTCCGAATCGTGAACGCCCTGGGGCAGGTCCTTGAGGTGAAGCGCCGCGACCACCCCTATCACAAAATCCGCGAGGACGACACGGTGACCTTTGACGTGATCTGCGAGGGCGCCCCTGTCAAAACGATCATCCTGAAAGGCACCGATATCCGCAAAAAGGGCCTCGGCAAGGACATTACCAACAAGGCCCTGGGAGGGCTCCCGGGCATACAGAAGGAGGGCGGCGACGGCCTCATCATCGACGCCACCTTCATCCTCTACCGGCCCTTTGCCCACCGCAGCACCATATGCCTCGAGTTCTACGGAACGAACATGAAGAACGCCGCCATGGCGATCGTGACCATCAAGAACGCCTTTGACGGCGAGGGCGGCGCGAACCTCACGGCCCTGGAGCATTTCGACGAGCAGTACGTATCGGCCATCAATTACCGGAACAAGTCCGAGCGCATCGAGCGGCCCAAGGCCGTTCTCCTCATCGACGTCGAATCGAACGATCAGGCGGAGGTTGACGAAGCCTGCTCCCGGATCGCCGCCATGGTGAAGCCCTATAACACCGAGGTCATCGTGGCCCGCACCGAGGCCGAAAGCGCCATATTCTGGGCCGACCGGAAAAACCTGGGCGCCATAGCGAAGCACACCAACGCCTTCAAGCTCAACGAGGACATCGTCATCCCCCTGGAGGCGCTCCCCGCCTTCGCCGATTTTGTCGAGCGCCTCAACCTCCGCAAGGAGTTCACGAACACGCTGAGCGCCATCGCCCGCGCCGACGACTACCTGGCCGGTCGAGATCGCGCCGCCCTCCAGGAATTCACCCTGGGCCGTATCGACGCCTGCCGCGCCCATCTCGGCGAGGTAAGAGGGCGCTACGCCGCGTGGCTGGAGCAGATCGACGACGACGATCCAGCCGGCATATTCCGGCAGATACAGGACGGCGCCGTCGCCGTGTCCTTCAAGGAAGACGTGAACCGGTACATCCCGAAAATACTCCACGGCTATACCGACATGATCGACCAGATCAACGACGTCATCGGCGCCGAGCGGAAGAGAAAGGTCATCATCGCCACGCACATGCACGCCGGCGACGGGAACATCCACGTGAACATCCCGGTCCATTCCAACGACTACGCCATGATGCAGGAGGCAGACGAAACGGCCGGCATCGTGATGAAGCAGGCCGTAGCCCTGGGCGGCGTCATATCCGGGGAGCACGGCATCGGCCTCACCAAGCTCCGCTACATCGACCGGGTCATCCTCGACGACTTCGACCGGTACATCCGGGAGACCGACCCGGACGACATCTTCAACCCGGGAAAGCTCACGCCGGACTTTCCGCTCTCGCGCATCTACACGCCCTCCTTCAACCTCCTCGAGCTGGAGGCCTTCATACTGGAGGCGACGGACCTGGAGGAGCTCATGGGCTCCATGGCGTCGTGCGTGCGCTGCGGCAAGTGCAAGGCCACGTGCAACACCCACTATCCCGGCGGCACCATGTTCTTCAACCCCCGGAACAAGATCCTCGGCGTGGCCCTGGTCATGGAGGCGGTGCTCTACGACGCCCAGACCTCCACGACCTTCTTCAAGAACTTCCGCAAGCTGCAGGACATTTCGGACCACTGCACCATCTGCCATAAATGCGCCATACCCTGCCCGGTCAAGATAGACTTCGGCAATATCAGCCTCATGATCCGGAAGCTCCTGGTGGCGCGCCGGAAGAAGAGCTTCAAGCTCATAACCCAGATCGCCCTCTTTATCATACGCCGCAAGGGCTATTACTTCAACATGGCGGTGCGGCCCGTCATGTACCGCCTGGGCTACAATGCCCTGAGGTTCGGCTATTTCGCGCTCAGGCCGTTCCGCGCCATCGGCCGGAACATCGCGCCGAAGCTGTACGCCATCTTCAGCTCGCCGCTGCCGGGCGACGCCGGGGAGCGCCCACTGAGGGAGCGCCTTGGCCTCAAGGGGGCCCACAACATCTACTCCTTCGAAAATCCCGATCTGCCGGTAAAAAAAAGCGTCGTCTACTTCCCGGGCTGCGGCTCCGAGCGGATGTTTCCCGAGATCAGCATGGCGGTCATCGCACTCCTCTACCGCGCCGGCGTGCGGGTCGTGATACCGCCGGAATACCTCTGCTGCGGCTACCCCTTCCTGGCCAACGGCCAGGAAGACCGCGCCAACATCAAGAGCTACGAGAACCGGATCCTCCTCCACCGCATCAACGACATCATCGGCTACATGGACATCTCCGACATCATCGTCTCCTGCGGAACCTGCTACGACATGCTGGAAAAATACGAGGTCGAGAACATCTTCAGCGGCGCCCGCCTCACCGACATCGCGGAATTCATCTGCCGGGAAGACCTGTACCGGGCGGAGCCGGGAGCGACGGAGCCACTCCTCTACCACGAGCCGTGCCACACGCCCATGAAGGCCGCCGGCTCGGACAGGGTCCTGGCGAAGCTTTTCGGAGCCCCTCCCCGCCAGGTGCCCTTCTGCTGCGGCGAGGCCGGAACGATGTCTCTGTCCAGGCCGGACATCTCCGAAACCATACGGGACCGGAAGACCCTTCTCATAGAGGCCGCGGAATCGCGGAGCGACGATCTTGTTCTCACGGCCTGTCCCAGCTGCGTCCAGGGACTTTCCCGGAGCCGCCGTGAAACGGGGCTGGCGGCGAAGCATGTCGCGGTCTACGCAGCGGAGCGGTTCCTGGGCGAACGGTGGAAGCGCGAGTTCCTGCGAGAAATAAAGAAGCGCGGCTGCGAGACCATCCTCTTTTAG
- a CDS encoding MFS transporter, with the protein MGLFAVQSFWGFTWATLPLYLKGFAESNTVTGIMLSTAGVTGLVLPVLSGALSDRINTPWGRRRPLIAAGWFLTCAMLLLMPHLGSLPAALPAMIIAYAGFFMAIGPYFSLLPDMVPATQRGTASGVMFLVGGTGMLSYLFFAARLWDQSHLRPFLWTVGAIIVSSAVMCISVSERPGPGVPVKRSGLINEALRNRETARFFAGMILWWVGLWMVSAFFVIACRDLFSVSTERAVRAFLIFNAAFVLFALPSGILATRLGFKRVLVAALIFLAGGLLCIPLLKDYTASIPFLIITGAAYGAVIAVSYPFFLRLIPADKTAAFVGIYMACQNGTLLLGPAIGGIILDRFGYTALFFSAAAFIIAGMGVLLTVRSGKSGAVTVI; encoded by the coding sequence ATGGGTCTTTTCGCGGTCCAGAGCTTCTGGGGCTTTACATGGGCCACCCTTCCCCTGTACCTCAAGGGCTTCGCGGAGTCCAACACCGTTACGGGGATCATGCTTTCAACGGCGGGCGTGACCGGCCTCGTTCTCCCGGTCCTCTCAGGGGCCCTCTCGGACAGGATCAACACGCCCTGGGGAAGGCGGCGTCCCCTCATTGCCGCAGGCTGGTTCCTCACCTGCGCGATGCTCCTCCTCATGCCGCACCTGGGATCCCTCCCGGCGGCGCTCCCGGCGATGATCATCGCCTACGCGGGCTTCTTCATGGCCATCGGCCCTTACTTCTCCCTCCTGCCCGACATGGTGCCCGCGACCCAGCGGGGCACGGCGTCGGGCGTCATGTTCCTGGTGGGCGGGACGGGAATGCTGAGCTATCTTTTTTTCGCGGCGCGCCTCTGGGACCAGTCACACCTGCGACCCTTTCTCTGGACGGTGGGTGCCATCATAGTTTCCAGCGCCGTCATGTGCATTTCTGTGAGTGAGCGCCCCGGTCCCGGCGTCCCTGTGAAAAGGAGCGGCCTCATCAATGAAGCCCTGAGGAACAGGGAAACCGCCCGCTTTTTCGCGGGGATGATCCTCTGGTGGGTGGGACTCTGGATGGTGAGCGCCTTTTTCGTCATCGCCTGCAGGGACCTCTTCAGCGTGAGCACCGAGCGGGCCGTCCGGGCCTTTTTGATTTTTAACGCGGCCTTCGTGCTCTTCGCCCTGCCGTCGGGAATACTGGCCACGCGCCTGGGCTTCAAGCGGGTTCTGGTCGCCGCGCTGATCTTCCTGGCCGGAGGTCTCCTGTGCATTCCCTTGCTGAAGGATTATACCGCCTCAATTCCGTTCCTGATCATTACCGGGGCTGCCTACGGCGCGGTCATCGCAGTGTCATATCCGTTCTTTCTCAGGCTCATCCCGGCCGATAAAACTGCGGCCTTTGTCGGGATCTACATGGCGTGCCAGAACGGGACGCTCCTCCTGGGTCCGGCCATCGGAGGAATCATCCTGGACCGGTTCGGCTATACCGCTCTTTTCTTTTCCGCCGCTGCGTTTATTATCGCGGGGATGGGGGTATTGCTGACGGTACGATCGGGGAAAAGCGGCGCTGTCACGGTTATTTAA
- a CDS encoding ABC transporter ATP-binding protein produces the protein MLIVKDVSKSFGKRVILDSVSLDVREGTMISISGKSGSGKSTLLGVMSGLLKPDSGSVCFNDKDIFSWLDFRRSRFRNRKIGFVFQFFNLLPDMTAYQNIVYPTLISRAGAKNRKDVDRLVEFLSLHDIMHQYPSTLSGGERQRVAIARAIINRPEIIIADEPTGNLDNETGRDILNLFMEIKDKEGLSIVVVTHDDTIIGRSDVHYHLHEARLSMVEKKSGKKTSRK, from the coding sequence ATGCTGATCGTTAAAGACGTATCCAAGTCCTTCGGAAAGAGGGTGATCCTCGACAGCGTGAGCCTTGACGTCAGGGAAGGGACCATGATTTCCATTTCCGGAAAGTCCGGCTCCGGCAAATCGACGCTCCTCGGCGTCATGTCCGGGCTGCTGAAGCCCGATTCAGGATCGGTCTGTTTCAACGACAAGGACATCTTCTCCTGGCTTGATTTCAGGCGCTCCCGCTTCCGCAACAGGAAGATCGGCTTCGTGTTCCAGTTCTTCAACCTGCTCCCGGATATGACGGCGTATCAGAATATCGTCTACCCCACGCTGATCAGCCGCGCCGGGGCGAAGAACCGGAAAGACGTGGACCGCCTTGTCGAGTTCCTGAGCCTCCACGACATCATGCACCAGTACCCGTCCACCCTCTCCGGCGGCGAGCGCCAGCGCGTCGCCATAGCCCGGGCCATCATCAACAGGCCGGAGATCATCATCGCCGATGAGCCGACGGGGAACCTGGACAACGAAACCGGCAGGGATATCCTGAACCTCTTCATGGAGATCAAGGATAAAGAGGGCCTCTCCATAGTGGTCGTGACCCACGATGACACGATCATCGGGCGATCCGATGTGCATTACCATCTCCACGAGGCACGCCTTTCGATGGTTGAGAAAAAATCGGGCAAGAAAACAAGCCGGAAGTGA